ATTAACGGTTTAGGACGAATTGGAAAGTTAACACTATGGCACCATGCAGAACGCCAATATTTTTCAGAACTTGTCGTCAACATAGGGAGACAGGCGGGTACAGGCCTTGAAGACATTGCTCACTTTATAGAAAAGGACTCCACCTACGGCGCTCTTCACACCTTTCTTTACGGTTGTCGAGCCAATCGGGTTATCGAAGAAATCAACGACCGTGAAGGCACGATGCGGGTAAACGGCGTCAAAGTCAAAATTCTAAGGCAACACCGCAATCCTGCTGACATAGGCTGGAAAGATCACGGGGTGGAACTGGTTGTTGACTGCACAGGTGCTTTTCTGGATCCCACGGTGCCGGAAAACGACTCCAAGGGTTCGGTCAGAGGCCATCTGGCTGCGGGGGCACGCAAGGTAATCGTTTCTGCTCCTTTCAAGATCAAGGATAAGAGTAAATCGATTCCCGAAGACTCTATTACCTGTGTGAAGGGTATAAACGACTCCGCCTACGACCCCAAAAAGCACGTTATAATTTCGGCGGCATCCTGTACAACAACCTGTCTTGCCTACATGATGAAGCCTCTACTTGACTACTTCGGTCCCCAGAGAATCCTCTCTGCATCCATGGCTACCGTTCACGCGCAAACGCCTTCCCAGCCTGTTTTAGACCGTCTTCCCAAGGCGGGTGCAACGGATCTTCGCAAAAATCGCGCCGTCGCCAACAACATAATCCT
This portion of the Thermodesulforhabdus norvegica genome encodes:
- a CDS encoding type I glyceraldehyde-3-phosphate dehydrogenase; translated protein: MGGEDKFVPQKLGINGLGRIGKLTLWHHAERQYFSELVVNIGRQAGTGLEDIAHFIEKDSTYGALHTFLYGCRANRVIEEINDREGTMRVNGVKVKILRQHRNPADIGWKDHGVELVVDCTGAFLDPTVPENDSKGSVRGHLAAGARKVIVSAPFKIKDKSKSIPEDSITCVKGINDSAYDPKKHVIISAASCTTTCLAYMMKPLLDYFGPQRILSASMATVHAQTPSQPVLDRLPKAGATDLRKNRAVANNIILTTTGAAKALALVIPEMKNIGFIAESVRVPITTGSLIILVVLIQDESFSNPVNRELINSIYRDAAKNYPEGYLIYSEEQNVSSDIIGVPRAAAIIEAHETHTRTAAVRFDLQQVVKAIASAPINSSGESVSAESLKKALLSLQDAGHSVLQIPVTQAVIYGWYDNELGSYTNMLGDLTVSIAKSLD